The genome window CACGAGCCTGCCTCTTTTTCTCCTTAGaaaacccttctctctctctctctctctctctctctctctctctctctaagcacTCCTATCGTGAAGGTGTTGGAATCAAGTTGTCTGCAATGGAGTCTCGTACTTACATGGTATGATATATAACATAATTTCAATACGGAAATGATTCCGCACAtactttttcttctttgattttATTCAACTCAAATCCCAGAGACAAACAAGCGCGAATAAATCACCTTCCCTTCAATATCCTATTCAACCTCTTTTGTCCTGAAAATAATTCATTTTGGGCTGTCTCTTAATTCACAGACTTGTGGATTGAAAGTAGATACCAAAACTGGTGGATGGCACAAGTGCTTGACGAAAATGCTGAAAAAGATCCAAGGTATATTAACTCTCTTTATTAAGTTTCGCTTTAATTAATTTAGCAAACCATTTTTTCCTTTATCGGCACAAACAGTGGTACGCACTGATCTCATCAATCGGCCAGAAATTGAAATGTTAGTTTGTGTTTGGATGGTTTATTAGGAGCATCATACAATGTAGATGCAGAGGCAGGTATGGCatatatttctgggaaagtagaCCCCAGAAAGTTACTGAGAAGGCTAGTGAAGGCCGGGAAAGAAGCCGAAATCTGCTGGGTCAGGACGGGAGATCAATGTACCTACTATGATGGATATGGCGGCGAGAGCAATATTCGAAATGGCAATGGTTATTATGATCATTCATATAATTATATGGATGGTTATTATAATGGTCATTATGGACATAGTTCATCATACTACCCACACGGCCATTATGGACATAGTTCATCGTACTATCCCCAGCCGACGCCGTATTACTATTGATCATCCAGATGATCAATAACTAAATAATTTTGTTCACTCCTTGTATTAATTTGGACAAACAATTTTGTGTCAGGGTTGATCATTAGATGTCGACCGACCTAGCTACGTACTCAATTATTTCTTTGTACTAGCTAATACGTATATGGTATCCATTATTTTTGTTTGGATACTATGTCTGGAACAAATGAATAAGTACTCTTGGGACctattacaaattttatttttttaataaattttagtttCTTTTGTTCTGGTTTTGTTTCGTTTAATTGCATAATGTGCATGCGTATGTGGAACTCATATACGAGCAAATGATTTCACCTTTGCCTTCTGCCTCTATTTAATTTGTGCAggtaattaaacaaaaaaaaatcgttTTCTGGTGTAATTCTGCTTATTTACGTATACATCTCGAGCCTAATCAAACAAAATTTCCGGTAATTATTCAAAAGTTTTCTAAAAACAGAATTTTAATAGAATTTTACGGCTTAATTTTCATTGTATTGCATAACtgaaatatatatacaagatacaatccttgttctatAAGGAAACAATAAGCAATAAAGGACGCACACATAtatccttcctaataaaggactCCTAATATTTACAACATATTTACATACCCTTTAATTACTACTCACGGCAACATAATTGTGTGCCAAAATCATCTTTCTTTGTTCTTGTTTACTTGTTTAGTAATATGAGTACTCAACTAATTAATCAGCGAAGATTGAGGATTAGCAAAGTTTTGATTGACGCATTATTTTGTGCACATTCACGAGAATCCCAGCTTTTGTGCATATACCTTTCTTAATCCCTAATTTTGTGCATTACTTATGCTCCAAGCAACAGATCGATGTAGAGACCTTCCCATTAGGTTTCAAGTCATGACTATTTTATTAGTCATTAGAGAACAAagtagaaaaataattaaattataccTAACCTAAGAATAATTTGTTTGATTGCTACTATGAATAGTTTATATAGATAGTGCTCTCATCCCTTAGAGTTTGTATACCAAAGTCCTTTTTGGGCCCGTCACTAAGCATGAACCTCCTCTCTTCAAAGATTAGTTTAGGGTTTATGCAGTTTCTTTCTTCGATGTTGATGAATTCTTTTTTACATTCTAAAAACAGACACTCTCAACTGTGAAAGCAACGAAAAACAATGTCAGCATTTCACAGTTCACAAGATCATAAATGTTAGCTCTTCCATATCATAAGCTCAAACAACTCCACCAATCCATGGTTTCCACCAAGACGAAAAAAACTCAGTGACCCCTGCCTTGATCTGTACTTTGGCTCCACAAGAACCAACCCGGACTCTAACCCGCAATACCGAGTCGATCGGTTGGGATTATGGATGACCTTTCCGAGATTCTCTACTGCACTATTGAACAAGGTAATTACAAGGACCTTAAGAGGTACGAGCGTGACTTGGACTAGTCCTCAATTTGAACAGAGAAAGACTTATCTCCTCAAGGATTGAGAAGAAACCCCACCTTAAAGTACGTTGTGGCTTGTCTACAGAACTTCATGTTTATGATTGAAACTGTTC of Malus sylvestris chromosome 6, drMalSylv7.2, whole genome shotgun sequence contains these proteins:
- the LOC126624961 gene encoding heavy metal-associated isoprenylated plant protein 34-like; the encoded protein is MESRTYMTCGLKVDTKTGGWHKCLTKMLKKIQGASYNVDAEAGMAYISGKVDPRKLLRRLVKAGKEAEICWVRTGDQCTYYDGYGGESNIRNGNGYYDHSYNYMDGYYNGHYGHSSSYYPHGHYGHSSSYYPQPTPYYY